One segment of Clostridium botulinum DNA contains the following:
- the pta gene encoding phosphate acetyltransferase encodes MPLMEKIWLRAKSDKKNIVLPEGIEERNIAAARKIVDNGLAHPILIGDREKVLKKAEEINVNLENIQIIDPNDSDKLEVYIKNFYELRKNKGMTMVKAEKIVRDPLYFATMMVKLDDADGMVSGAIHTTGDLLRPGLQIIKTMPGVSIVSSFFIMNVPSKEFGTDGTLIFADCAVNPNPNEDELAAIAIATAETAKKLCKMEPRVAMLSFSTMGSADNELVDKVRNATAKANALRPDLMIDGELQLDAAIIEKVAAQKAPNSKVAGKANVLVFPDLQAGNIGYKLVQRFANADAIGPVCQGFAKPINDLSRGCSADDIVNVVALTAVQAQEV; translated from the coding sequence ATGCCACTTATGGAAAAAATATGGCTTAGAGCCAAATCAGATAAGAAGAATATAGTATTACCAGAAGGAATTGAAGAAAGAAATATAGCAGCTGCTAGAAAAATAGTAGATAATGGTTTAGCACATCCGATTCTAATTGGAGATAGAGAAAAGGTGTTAAAAAAGGCAGAAGAAATAAATGTGAATTTAGAAAATATACAAATAATAGATCCAAATGATTCAGACAAGCTAGAAGTTTATATAAAAAATTTCTATGAACTTAGAAAAAATAAAGGAATGACAATGGTCAAGGCCGAAAAGATAGTAAGAGACCCTCTTTATTTTGCAACTATGATGGTAAAATTAGATGATGCAGATGGAATGGTTTCAGGAGCAATCCATACTACAGGGGATTTATTAAGACCAGGATTACAAATCATAAAAACAATGCCAGGAGTATCGATAGTATCAAGTTTCTTTATTATGAATGTGCCAAGTAAAGAATTTGGGACTGATGGAACTTTAATATTTGCAGATTGTGCAGTTAATCCAAATCCTAATGAAGATGAGTTAGCAGCTATAGCTATTGCAACAGCTGAGACAGCAAAAAAGCTTTGTAAAATGGAACCAAGAGTAGCTATGCTATCATTTTCAACAATGGGAAGTGCTGATAATGAACTTGTAGATAAAGTGAGAAATGCTACGGCTAAAGCAAATGCTTTAAGACCAGATCTGATGATAGATGGAGAGTTACAATTAGATGCTGCTATAATTGAAAAAGTAGCTGCTCAAAAAGCTCCAAATAGCAAAGTTGCAGGAAAAGCAAATGTATTAGTTTTCCCAGATTTACAAGCAGGGAATATAGGTTATAAACTAGTACAAAGATTTGCTAATGCAGATGCAATTGGACCTGTTTGCCAAGGATTTGCAAAGCCAATAAATGATTTATCAAGAGGGTGTAGTGCGGATGACATCGTTAATGTTGTAGCGTTAACAGCAGTTCAAGCACAAGAAGTTTAA